The Garra rufa chromosome 23, GarRuf1.0, whole genome shotgun sequence genome includes a region encoding these proteins:
- the clmpa gene encoding CXADR-like membrane protein, whose protein sequence is MSASVRALLLVLLSVLQANGQTEMKRVVGDNATLPCHHQLWQADISLLDIEWMLHKSSSRQKVVITYFAGRIYDPNESEAGRLSLAGDYLKGDASLLISDLSLTDSGEYICKVKNGGKYYWNTVKLIVLLKPSKPRCWMEGRLLEGSDVRLSCKSADGSDPISYKWERVLDKGKYAGKLPPLALIDLKNPEIVTLKNLTRESAGVYKCTASNDVGEENCTLEVKVHYVRGMGVVAGAVVGVSFGVLLIILIVWLVFRKKEKKKYEEEEAPNEIREDAEAPKAKLVKPNSLSSSRSGSSRSGASSTQSMVHNSAPRGPRPRLPVVAALKESGQPENFPPVPPPYNHVVPKPPEPSSSPKASPAKLSPGNLARMGATPVMIPAQTKAFQTV, encoded by the exons TATTGCTGAGTGTGCTTCAGGCAAACGGCCAGACGGAGATGAAGAGGGTGGTCGGAGACAACGCCACGCTGCCGTGCCACCATCAGCTGTGGCAAGCGGACATCTCCCTGCTGGACATCGAATGGATGTTGCATAAATCCAGCTCACGGCAGAAAGTG GTGATCACATACTTTGCTGGTCGAATCTACGACCCCAACGAGAGCGAAGCTGGGCGGCTGTCCCTGGCGGGAGACTATCTAAAAGGTGACGCTTCGCTCTTGATCAGCGACCTCTCGCTCACCGACTCTGGAGAATACATCTGCAAGGTCAAGAATGGCGGGAAGTACTACTGGAACACAGTCAAACTCATCGTGCTCC TAAAGCCATCCAAACCACGCTGCTGGATGGAGGGTCGTCTTCTGGAAGGAAGTGATGTCAGACTGAGCTGCAAGTCTGCAGATGGCTCTGACCCAATCAGCTACAAATGGGAAAGAGTCTTAGACAAAGGGAAATATGCTGGCAAGCTGCCACCTCTGGCCCTCATAG atCTGAAGAACCCTGAGATTGTGACACTGAAAAATCTGACAAGGGAAAGCGCAGGTGTTTATAAATGCACCGCCAGCAATGATGTCGGAGAAGAAAACTGCACTTTAGAGGTCAAAGTTCACT ATGTCCGGGGGATGGGTGTGGTCGCCGGAGCCGTGGTGGGCGTGTCCTTTGGTGTTCTCCTCATCATCCTCATCGTCTGGCTTGTTTTCCGCAAGAAAGAGAAGAAGAAATATGAGGAGGAGGAAGCACCCAATGAAATAAG GGAAGACGCAGAGGCTCCCAAAGCCAAACTGGTGAAGCCAAACTCTCTCTCCTCCTCCCGATCTGGTAGCTCTCGCTCCGGGGCCTCCTCCACTCAGTCCATGGTACACAACAGTGCCCCCCGTGGGCCCAGGCCTCGACTGCCTGTCGTGGCCGCCCTTAAAGAAAGTGGGCAGCCCGAAAACTTCCCTCCGGTCCCACCGCCGTACAACCACGTGGTCCCTAAACCTCCGGAGCCCAGCAGTAGCCCTAAAGCCAGCCCAGCAAAGCTCAGCCCCGGGAACCTGGCGAGGATGGGCGCCACACCGGTGATGATCCCCGCCCAAACCAAGGCATTCCAGACTGTGTAG